The sequence GCTGGCCGTCGGCAGCTGGCGTTCGAGGATCGACACCCGGTGGGCGATCCGGTCGATGAAGGGCACGATCATGTTGATGCCGGGCCCCAGCACCTTGCGCAGCCGTCCAAAGCGTTCGACCACGTGCTGTTCGGACTGCGGGACGATCTTGACCGCGCGGAAGATCACGATGACGATCAGCACGGCCAGCAGCAGGAAGGCGAGATTGTTTTCCAGCAAGCCAACGATCAGGTTCTCGAAATCCACGGTCCAGTCCTCTTGATGTGGCGCGGGCCTATATCTGCGCTGCATTCGCCGTGAATTGCAAGTTCCGACGCAAGGCGGTATGCGGCGCGGCAGGCGGCGGAGAGATACATCGATGACCCGGATCACCTTTGAAAGGTTGGCCAGCGACGGCAAGGCGAGGACCGGCGTGATCCGCACGCCGCGGGGCGATATCCGCACACCCGCCTTCATGCCGGTGGGGACCGCGGCGACGGTCAAGGCGATGATGCCCGACAGCGTGGCCGCGACGGGCGCCGACATCCTGCTGGGCAACACCTATCACCTCATGCTGCGCCCGACCGCGGAGCGCGTGGCGCGGCTAGGCGGGTTGCACAAGTTCATGAACTGGTCGGGGCCGATCCTGACCGACTCCGGCGGTTTCCAGGTGATGAGCCTCGCGGACCTGCGCAAGCTCACCGAGCGCGGCGTGACCTTCAAGAGCCATATCGACGGATCGCGGCACGAGATCACGCCGGAACGGTCCATGGAGATCCAGGCGCTGCTGGGCAGCGACATCGTGATGTGTTTCGACGAATGCCCGGCGCTGCCCGCGTCGCGCGACCGCATCGCCGAGAGCATGGAGCTGTCGATGCGGTGGGCAAGGCGGTCGCGCGACGCCTTCGGTGACCGGCCCGGTCACGCGCTGTTCGGCATTCAGCAGGGCGGATTGGAGCGCGATCTGCGCCAGCAGAGCGCCGAGGCGCTGTGCGAGATCGGATTTGACGGCTATGCCGTGGGCGGGCTTGCCGTGGGGGAAGGGCAGGAGGCGATGTTCGACTGTCTCGACTACGCACCGGATCAGCTGCCCGAGGACCGGCCGCGCTACCTGATGGGGGTCGGAAAGCCGGACGACATCGTGGGGGCGGTCGCGCGGGGCATCGATATGATGGACTGCGTGCTGCCGTCCCGATCGGGGCGGACCGGGCAGGTGTTCACACGTCTGGGCGTCGTGAACATCAAGAACGGCCGCCATGCGGACGATCCCCGCCCGCTGGACGAAAGCTGCGGCTGCCCGGCCTGCCGCAACTATTCCCGCGCCTATCTGCACCACGTTTTCCGCAGCCAGGAGATCATCAGTTCCATGCTGCTGACATGGCACAACCTGCACTACTA is a genomic window of Sulfitobacter alexandrii containing:
- the tgt gene encoding tRNA guanosine(34) transglycosylase Tgt; this translates as MTRITFERLASDGKARTGVIRTPRGDIRTPAFMPVGTAATVKAMMPDSVAATGADILLGNTYHLMLRPTAERVARLGGLHKFMNWSGPILTDSGGFQVMSLADLRKLTERGVTFKSHIDGSRHEITPERSMEIQALLGSDIVMCFDECPALPASRDRIAESMELSMRWARRSRDAFGDRPGHALFGIQQGGLERDLRQQSAEALCEIGFDGYAVGGLAVGEGQEAMFDCLDYAPDQLPEDRPRYLMGVGKPDDIVGAVARGIDMMDCVLPSRSGRTGQVFTRLGVVNIKNGRHADDPRPLDESCGCPACRNYSRAYLHHVFRSQEIISSMLLTWHNLHYYQDIMAGMRAAVAEGRFAAWQADFHATRAQGDIDPL